The Kazachstania africana CBS 2517 chromosome 8, complete genome genome contains a region encoding:
- the CRZ1 gene encoding DNA-binding transcription factor CRZ1 (similar to Saccharomyces cerevisiae CRZ1 (YNL027W); ancestral locus Anc_2.303) has protein sequence MSQDNKYNNNLFKTERDDLGHMLSSAPDGFDKMEETLLNQFLEETNPDHPLNPLSTDYNTENLGINNDILFSPSSDSNNSPQLVQTPTFIVENHDQSHLNVNKNVKSLTINSDIRAPTLAPATQYLSPRSAHSTDNQNSYSSDVDSDFNNISTALSPSVSASSYLSDNDDLLSVYSNNSFASSSNLLPVNSHGYKHVANLSDLDQILGDSITLLDNDFDFATMTTLQNDKVNPVSNNTPPMISVQEFKEQSTSTTNHDINTNKELLQMGSELILKFENMKNPNLLNASAIHEEMLTGRKVRRKSISRQNSTSSRSRSRSRRKSSSTMSQDEKARSISANRAKLLEMADLAIDDDDDNQNAISNDEMDIYVKLEEENNEIPPNLDIRKTNSKKNPQLYTCEVCDKKFTRPYNLKSHLRTHTNERPFACTICGKAFARQHDRKRHEDLHSGKKRYACGGKLKSGIPWGCGKKFARSDALGRHFKTDCGRKCIAPLYEEAAQEKAFNENNTTETDTLANLNG, from the coding sequence ATGTCTCAGGACaacaaatataataataatctGTTTAAAACAGAGAGAGACGATCTAGGACACATGCTTTCTAGTGCGCCAGATGGGTTTGataaaatggaagaaaCTCTTCTGAATCAGTTTTTAGAGGAAACTAATCCGGATCATCCGTTAAATCCATTATCAACTGACTACAATACCGAAAATTTGGGTATAAATAACGATATCTTATTTTCACCATCCAGTGACTCGAATAACTCCCCACAACTCGTACAGACTCCAACTTTCATAGTAGAAAATCACGATCAGTCTCATTTAAATGtcaataaaaatgttaAAAGTCTCACTATAAATAGTGATATTCGTGCACCTACTTTGGCTCCTGCTACACAGTATCTGTCTCCACGATCAGCCCATTCAACTGATAATCAAAATAGTTATTCCAGTGATGTCGACTCTGATTTTAATAACATCTCTACAGCTCTATCACCTTCCGTATCGGCATCATCATATTTATCTGATAACGATGATCTTTTGAGtgtttattcaaataatagtTTTGCATCGTCTTCGAATTTACTTCCCGTAAATTCACACGGTTATAAACATGTTGCCAATTTGAGTGATTTGGATCAAATATTAGGTGATTCCATCACTTTATTAGATAACGATTTCGATTTCGCTACTATGACcactttacaaaatgataaagTTAACCCAGTTAGTAACAATACACCACCGATGATCTCAGTACAGGAATTCAAAGAACAGTCTACGAGTACGACGAATCATGACATCAATACTAATAAAGAGCTTTTGCAAATGGGAAGTGAACTGATATTAAAATTcgaaaatatgaaaaatccaaatttattaaatgcCTCTGCTATCCATGAAGAAATGTTAACTGGTAGAAAAGTAAGAAGGAAAAGTATAAGCAGACAAAATAGTACATCTTCAAGAAGTAGAAGCAGATCGAGAAGGAAATCAAGCAGTACAATGTCTCAGGATGAAAAGGCAAGATCAATAAGTGCCAATAGAGCCAAATTATTGGAAATGGCTGATTTAGCCATcgatgatgacgatgacaATCAAAATGCTATCAGTAATGATGAAATGGATATCTATGttaaattagaagaagaaaataacgaAATACCGCCAAATTTGGATATTAGAAAAACGAACTCGAAAAAGAATCCTCAATTGTACACTTGTGAAGTCTGCGACAAGAAATTCACACGACCTTACAATCTAAAATCTCATCTGAGAACACACACTAATGAAAGACCATTTGCCTGCACCATATGTGGTAAAGCATTCGCAAGACAGCACGATAGAAAGAGACACGAAGACTTACATTCCGGCAAGAAAAGATACGCATGTGGtggtaaattgaaaagcGGCATACCGTGGGGTTGTGGTAAGAAATTTGCTAGAAGTGACGCTCTCGGTAGACATTTCAAGACAGATTGTGGTAGAAAATGTATTGCTCCATTATACGAAGAAGCAGCTCAAGAGAAAGCCTTTAATGAAAACAATACCACCGAGACTGATACCCTCGCCAATCTCAATGGTTAA
- the SAM50 gene encoding SAM complex subunit SAM50 (similar to Saccharomyces cerevisiae SAM50 (YNL026W); ancestral locus Anc_2.304), translated as MSTDSASRNHETTTPISQQYIQQLLEENKDIPIQIRNINTVSTSNENTIKPAILQKYIDATLIKAETLSDLSTMTETLTTRLLQSNLIKNLQPSFNTCNNENKLPLSISSTLYFQPTPKFTARTGTNITNSGQGDAYISFQKRNLFGLEETTTLDYRRDTGTNSGSNLSVVLPYGINGDPFWSSKLDIFDVWKNVGVKDLGLYMGTKSWFDAKNTWNYDLGLEMVKRNFNHKLNSSKVVSDYLLIQEGEFYKTTLRSTMVWDGRNGKTAPTKGRLFKINNDLGFGTNNLQFWRHVTEFNLVKSWLKDDFITMSNTIKFGYIKNLSQDYIHFTDKFQNGGPNDIRSFQSMGIGPRHNSYSLGGDAFLSYGVSIFSKLPIQKFHDSNFRLHWFFNGGKLINHDNASIWNCMQNLTIENSTSAGVGVVLRHPMARFEMNFAVPITDHQDDLTRKGFQFGLGFEFL; from the coding sequence ATGTCCACGGACTCCGCTTCTCGTAATCATGAAACAACTACACCCATTTCACAACAATACATTCAACAATTGTTAGAAGAGAATAAAGATATTCCGATCCAAATACGAAACATTAATACAGTTTCAACAAGTAATGAAAACACTATAAAACCGGCAATTCTACAAAAATACATCGATGCTACATTAATCAAGGCGGAGACTCTATCAGATTTGTCTACAATGACGGAAACTCTAACCACGAGACTGTTACAATccaatttaataaaaaatttacaaccttcattcaatacttgtaataatgaaaataaactGCCTTTATCAATAAGTTCAACATTGTATTTTCAACCAACTCCCAAATTTACAGCTAGAACAGGGACGAATATAACAAATTCTGGCCAAGGTGATGCCTacatttcatttcaaaagCGGAATTTATTTGGCTTAGAAGAAACTACTACTTTAGATTACAGACGTGACACAGGAACAAATTCAGGCTCAAATTTATCAGTAGTGCTCCCATATGGTATCAATGGTGATCCTTTCTGGAGTAGTAAGCTTGATATTTTCGATGTGTGGAAAAATGTAGGAGTCAAAGATTTGGGTTTGTATATGGGTACAAAAAGTTGGTTTGATGCTAAGAATACTTGGAATTATGATCTTGGTTTAGAAATGGTCAAGCGAAATTTTAATCATAAATTGAATAGTAGTAAAGTTGTCTCTGACTATCTATTAATCCAGGAAGGCgaattttataaaactACTTTGAGGAGTACTATGGTATGGGATGGAAGAAATGGTAAGACTGCCCCAACCAAGGGACGtcttttcaagataaaCAATGACCTTGGATTTGGAACtaataatttacaattttggAGACATGTTACAGAATTTAATCTGGTTAAGAGCTGGCTCaaagatgattttattacaaTGAGTAATACAATTAAATTTGGTTATATCAAAAACCTAAGTCAAGATTACATTCATTTCActgataaatttcaaaatggtGGACCAAATGATATTCGTAGTTTCCAATCAATGGGTATCGGACCAAGACACAATTCATATTCACTAGGAGGAGATGCATTTTTGTCTTACGGTGTAAgtatattttctaaattaccaatccaaaaatttcatgattcaaattttagatTACATTGGTTCTTCAATGGTGGTAAATTAATAAATCACGACAATGCCTCAATTTGGAATTGTATGCAAAATTTAACTATAGAAAACTCTACTTCTGCGGGCGTTGGTGTTGTATTAAGACATCCAATGGCTCGTtttgaaatgaattttGCGGTTCCAATTACAGATCATCAAGATGATTTGACAAGGAAAGGGTTCCAATTTGGTTTAGGTTTTGAGTTCTTGTAA
- the CAB2 gene encoding phosphopantothenate--cysteine ligase CAB2 (similar to Saccharomyces cerevisiae YIL083C; ancestral locus Anc_2.305): MSSLRRTATHIHTSTTEISHAIDRSIKDEFFPAPKTSNEEDYYFQTNPKPPYLDELIAEAQEFVSYQHSVNRSKIVLVTSGGTTVPLENNTVRFIDNFSAGTRGAASAEEFLKHGYSVIFLHREFSLTPFNRIFTHNSDFTFLDYLDEEGKVREEFKDVLLKNKLLYEKYLNKERKLLLLPFTTVNQYLWSLRGVGQLLNYSGCLFYLAAAVSDFFVPYSKLPQHKIQSRDYKMITDENVKADGETTTRTTADGKLIVNLDPVPKFLSRLVSHWATKAMIVSFKLETDRNILIDKAKYALERYSHQLVIGNLLQSRSKKVVFVTPQCPDGYWIELPERNLNKTHIEEIIIPEIIKLHEEWKSDNVE, encoded by the coding sequence ATGTCTTCTCTACGCAGAACTGCTACTCATATCCATACATCAACTACGGAAATATCTCATGCCATTGATCGTAGCATTAAGGATGAGTTTTTCCCAGCTCCaaaaacttcaaatgaagaagattattattttcagaCCAACCCAAAACCTCCATATTTGGATGAATTGATTGCAGAGGCCCAAGAATTCGTTTCATATCAACATTCAGTGAACCGTTCAAAGATCGTTTTGGTCACTTCTGGTGGCACTACCGTCCCTTTAGAAAACAACACAGTCAGATTCATCGATAACTTTTCTGCAGGTACAAGAGGTGCTGCAAGCgctgaagaatttttaaagCATGGGTACAGTGTCATTTTCTTACATAGGGAATTCTCATTGACTCCATTTAATAGGATTTTCACGCACAATAGCGATTTCACTTTCCTTGATTACcttgatgaagaaggtaAGGTTAGAGAGGAATTTAAAGATGTATTGTTAAAGAATAAACTTTtgtatgaaaaatatttaaacaAAGAACGTAAGTTACTCTTATTGCCTTTCACCACAGTGAACCAATATCTATGGTCGTTGAGAGGAGTTGGTcaattattaaattataGTGGTTGTTTATTCTATCTAGCTGCTGCAGTAAGTGATTTCTTCGTACCATACTCAAAATTGCCGCAACATAAGATTCAAAGTAGAGATTATAAAATGATTACTGATGAAAATGTAAAAGCAGATGGTGAGACAACTACGAGGACAACGGCAGATGGCAAATTAATCGTTAATTTAGATCCTgtaccaaaatttttgagtAGATTAGTCAGTCACTGGGCCACCAAGGCAATGattgtttctttcaaattggaAACGGATAGAAATATCTTGATAGATAAAGCTAAATATGCCTTAGAAAGATACAGTCACCAATTGGTAATTGGTAATTTGTTGCAAAGTAGAAGTAAAAAAGTTGTTTTCGTGACTCCTCAATGTCCAGATGGTTATTGGATTGAATTGCCTGAACGGAATCTCAACAAAACTCACATTGAAGAGATAATAATACCAGAAATAATTAAATTGCATGAAGAATGGAAATCTGATAATGTcgaataa
- the SSN8 gene encoding cyclin-dependent protein serine/threonine kinase regulator SSN8 (similar to Saccharomyces cerevisiae SSN8 (YNL025C); ancestral locus Anc_2.294), protein MSGSYWTSMQRLQWQYSKSSLAKERQKLWLLECQLFPQGLNIVMDSKQNGQEIATAKNIPIVHRDLHYDKDYNLRIYCYFLIMKLGRRLNIRQLALATAHVYLSRFLLKASIREVNLYLLVTTCVYLACKVEECPQYIRTLVSEARSLWPEFVPPDPTRVTEFEFYLIEELQSYLIVHHPYRSMEQIVQALNEPAYNLKLSPDDIQNCWSLINDSYITDIHLTSPPHIIAMACVFIAVSTQGDKSIKSMISQEAMTSQQETFNRFMAESQVDLEEVMDAIQELITLYDHWDKYHEPWIKFLLHTLYLRPSSPFPQQATGTTTNGSITNSLPT, encoded by the coding sequence ATGTCTGGAAGTTACTGGACATCTATGCAGCGACTGCAATGGCAGTACTCGAAGTCATCTCTGGCGAAAGAGAGACAGAAATTGTGGCTTCTAGAGTGTCAATTGTTTCCACAAGGTTTGAATATTGTCATGGATTCTAAACAGAATGGTCAAGAAATTGCCACGGCAAAGAATATACCTATTGTACACAGAGACTTACACTACGATAAGGATTATAATTTGAGGATATATTGCTATTTCCTCATTATGAAACTGGGAAGAAGACTGAATATTAGACAATTGGCTTTGGCTACCGCCCATGTGTATCTTTCCCGATTTCTCCTAAAGGCTTCCATCCGTGAGGTTAATTTGTATTTATTAGTGACCACATGTGTCTACCTGGCTTGTAAAGTCGAAGAATGCCCTCAGTACATTAGAACCTTGGTCAGTGAGGCAAGATCTCTATGGCCTGAATTCGTACCGCCTGACCCAACAAGGGTCACTGAATTCGAATTCTACctcattgaagaattacaaaGTTATCTCATTGTACACCATCCTTACAGATCCATGGAACAGATCGTTCAAGCTTTAAATGAGCCGGCATacaatttgaaactttCGCCGGatgatattcaaaattgttggtCGTTGATCAACGACAGTTATATCACCGACATCCATCTGACTTCTCCACCACATATCATCGCCATGGCATGTGTATTTATCGCTGTGTCCACGCAGGGAGATAAATCTATCAAATCGATGATCTCCCAAGAGGCTATGACTTCTCAACAAGAAACATTCAACAGGTTCATGGCGGAGTCTCAAGTAGACCTCGAAGAAGTAATGGACGCCATCCAAGAACTCATTACCCTCTACGATCATTGGGACAAGTACCACGAGCCCTGGATCAAATTCCTCTTACATACCCTCTACTTAAGACCCTCTAGTCCCTTCCCGCAACAGGCTACAGGTACAACTACTAATGGATCGATCACAAACAGCCTCCCAACTTGA
- the KSH1 gene encoding Ksh1p (similar to Saccharomyces cerevisiae YNL024C-A; ancestral locus Anc_2.291): protein MSALFNFSSLLQVLLLLICSCTYIHTQWPSLLERYKDHEALGIFWKMARVGERGSPYVSLACILMAVNQFNS from the coding sequence ATGTCAGcattattcaatttcagcTCATTGTTGCAGGTTCTGTTGCTATTAATTTGTTCGTGTACATATATCCATACACAATGGCCTTCATTACTTGAGCGTTACAAGGACCATGAAGCCCTAGGgatattttggaaaatggCCCGTGTTGGAGAAAGAGGAAGTCCCTACGTTAGTTTAGCGTGTATTTTAATGGCTGTTAACCAGTTTAACAGTTAG
- the EFM6 gene encoding putative protein-lysine N-methyltransferase (similar to Saccharomyces cerevisiae YNL024C; ancestral locus Anc_2.289) — translation MNEVFGEYVGLIDTRPIEHLGSADLSFDGQLSPAMKIYEDGGASGCGGKVWIAGELLCEYLIEKSDSENLLCDGSIKNILELGSGTGLVGICVGLMEKQRFHKDIKVSITDIGGLVPLMERNILLNKIADATVAKELMWGQQLPSEYMTTSVDGNCDNVSNVDLVVAADCVYAEKAFPLLEKILLDLTNCDNPPIILMAYRKRRKADKRFFVRIRKNFDVIEIDDFSSHEKYMKQRTHLFELKRK, via the coding sequence ATGAATGAAGTATTTGGAGAGTATGTTGGGTTGATCGATACGAGACCCATTGAACATCTGGGTAGTGCTGATTTGTCATTTGATGGACAACTGTCGCCGGCAATGAAGATCTATGAAGATGGTGGAGCATCAGGTTGTGGTGGGAAGGTGTGGATAGCTGGTGAATTGTTGTGTGAGTatcttattgaaaaatcagaTTCTGAGAACCTGCTTTGTGATGGATCCATCAAAAACATCTTGGAGTTAGGTAGTGGAACTGGTCTTGTCGGTATATGTGTTGGGTTGATGGAGAAACAACGGTTTCACAAAGATATCAAGGTTAGTATAACTGATATTGGCGGCCTAGTACCGTTAATGGaaagaaacattttattgaataagaTAGCCGACGCTACTGTGGCAAAAGAACTAATGTGGGGGCAACAATTGCCGTCTGAGTATATGACAACCTCTGTGGATGGTAATTGTGACAATGTTTCAAACGTTGATCTTGTCGTTGCGGCAGATTGTGTCTACGCAGAGAAAGCATTTCCGCTATTAGAGAAGATATTATTGGATCTGACGAATTGTGATAATCCACCAATTATCCTAATGGCTTACAGAAAACGTAGAAAAGCAGATAAACGGTTCTTTGTCAGGATTAGAAAGAATTTCgatgtcattgaaattgacGATTTCTCTAGCCATGAAAAGTATATGAAACAAAGGACACACTTATTTGAACTGAAACGTAAGTGA
- the FAP1 gene encoding Fap1p (similar to Saccharomyces cerevisiae FAP1 (YNL023C); ancestral locus Anc_2.288), which produces MDDSSADSVDETLNLHTHPDPKSLVLEFSEDDTSSAASSDDEEMDVLSDNDDMMYYERAIQEIAAGDSYICMICTVEMDYTCKMYACKKCCRIFDYDCIREWALKSTEKTKERIWKCPNCYHVNKKVPTKNRATCWCGKVVNPEKNPLNPNSCGQTCNAPVCIHGCSKICHLGPHPECLRTITMKCDCGKHERQISCFQSKSQSGRRNRFSCEEECGLPLSCGIHTCKKKCHSGLCGSCPELLEVNEEKCATIKCYCGLETKKSFPCKDVKAPTTLSRDAEGNKWVGVFSCNKIRNVEYSCQKHSFVESCVAPPTVSGTKQCPFSPNLLKTCPCGRTPLNALSKPRLKCTDPVPTCEACCNKPLKCGKHRCPFTCHNGPCMDPCIQIDKKPCSCHQSFFLTPCQFEGEPHCNIKCESLMSCRRHRCTERCCSGRPLAEKRKKTLFRSSDINDETLVEAQHVCLKECNLMLSCGKHRCQRKCHPGKCPPCLESDSNDLVCPCGKTVVEAPVRCGTKLSPCLFPCIKVIRNESVCGHPPVPHSCHPLDQPCPPCTATVFKPCKCGKRDKVRTVCFQKDVSCGKICGLPLLTCHHKCQKVCHPNGECQVKCKQVCRKKRVNCVHECLKSCHGSTECSDSPCPVSTKISCPCGRRESYVTCNATSTIDSAALITRLDCNEECEVVKRHRELREAFGIVEKEEPENLGTERLQSFAQSATNYDDLQLPYTEPALVAYTKQPNWCEQIEELLIKFMDDNSRPSLHFKPMRPPQRYFIHEIAKAFNLYAESQDREPKRSVFLKKNDDGTSLKPALRLSDVLPVYQNFKKLEKERKAKQFEARTTARLMNITLDDTLEERKKFENNGLIIKNLSNGITLEFLSEFFNKFFKSTLIKNPQYLIIENNGLIYPESHNEITQGVYNDLDMLVGHFNVIVKEELIGDSVEMCNIENELPEERLETPRLETPGLESDDE; this is translated from the coding sequence ATGGATGATAGTTCAGCTGATTCAGTCGATGAGACTCTCAATTTGCATACGCATCCCGACCCGAAGTCCCTGGTTCTAGAGTTCTCAGAGGATGATACAAGCAGTGCAGCTTCatcagatgatgaagaaatggatGTTCTTTCTGATAACGACGATATGATGTACTATGAACGTGCTATTCAGGAGATTGCTGCAGGAGATTCATATATCTGCATGATTTGTACGGTTGAAATGGATTACACATGCAAAATGTACGCTTGTAAAAAATGTTGCAGAATCTTCGATTATGATTGTATAAGAGAGTGGGCATTAAAATCTACCGAAAAGACCAAAGAAAGGATTTGGAAGTGTCCAAATTGTTATCATGTCAATAAGAAAGTGCCTACCAAGAACAGAGCAACATGTTGGTGTGGGAAAGTCGTTAATCCTGAAAAGAATCCTTTAAATCCAAATTCATGTGGTCAAACTTGTAATGCACCGGTTTGTATCCATGGATGCTCCAAGATTTGCCACTTGGGTCCACATCCCGAATGTTTAAGAACCATAACCATGAAATGTGATTGTGGAAAACATGAGAGacaaatttcttgtttCCAATCAAAATCACAATCCGGCAGAAGGAATCGTTTCTCCTGCGAAGAAGAGTGTGGATTACCATTATCATGTGGAATACACACGtgcaagaagaaatgtCATTCAGGTTTATGTGGGAGCTGTCCTGAACTCCTGGAAgtaaatgaagaaaaatgcgCTACGATTAAATGTTACTGTGGActtgaaacaaaaaagtCTTTCCCTTGTAAAGATGTTAAGGCCCCTACAACATTATCTAGAGACGCAGAAGGTAATAAATGGGTTGGTGTATTTTCATGTAATAAAATAAGAAATGTTGAGTACTCATGTCAGAAGCATTCATTTGTAGAATCATGTGTTGCACCTCCAACCGTATCGGGAACAAAGCAATGCCCATTTTCACCAAATTTACTCAAAACTTGTCCTTGTGGGAGAACACCTTTGAATGCATTATCAAAACCGCGACTCAAATGTACCGACCCGGTTCCAACGTGTGAAGCATGTTGTAATAAACCTCTGAAGTGTGGTAAACATAGATGTCCATTTACATGTCATAATGGACCTTGTATGGACCCATGCATACAAATTGACAAGAAACCATGTTCATGCCACCAATCATTTTTCCTTACCCCATGTCAATTTGAAGGTGAGCCACACTGTAACATCAAATGTGAGTCTTTGATGTCATGCCGCCGTCACAGATGTACAGAAAGATGTTGTTCTGGAAGACCACTGGCAGAAAAACGTAAGAAGACTCTTTTCAGATCGAGTGATATTAATGATGAAACTTTAGTTGAAGCACAGCACGTTTGTTTGAAAGAATGCAATTTGATGTTATCATGTGGGAAACATAGGtgtcaaagaaaatgcCATCCAGGTAAATGTCCACCATGTCTAGAGAGTGACTCTAATGACTTAGTTTGCCCCTGTGGCAAAACTGTTGTAGAAGCACCTGTACGTTGCGGTACCAAATTGTCACCATGCTTATTTCCATGTATTAAAGTTATTAGAAATGAATCTGTATGCGGTCATCCACCTGTACCACACAGCTGTCACCCATTGGATCAACCTTGTCCTCCATGCACTGCTACAGTTTTTAAACCATGTAAATGTGGAAAGAGAGATAAGGTTAGAACTGtttgttttcaaaaagatgTTTCCTGTGGCAAAATCTGTGGACTACCTCTTTTGACTTGCCATCATAAGTGTCAAAAGGTATGTCATCCAAATGGTGAGTGCCAAGTTAAATGCAAGCAAGTATGTCGTAAAAAGAGAGTTAACTGTGTACATGAATGTTTGAAATCTTGTCACGGATCAACTGAATGCTCTGATTCCCCTTGTCCCGTGTCTACGAAGATATCATGTCCATGTGGTAGAAGAGAAAGTTACGTTACTTGTAACGCAACCTCTACGATAGATAGCGCTGCTTTGATCACGAGATTAGATTGTAATGAGGAATGTGAAGTAGTAAAGAGACACCGTGAATTGAGGGAAGCATTTGGCATTGTGGAGAAAGAGGAACCCGAGAACTTGGGGACAGAAAGATTACAAAGTTTTGCTCAAAGTGCAACAAATTACGATGATTTACAGTTACCATATACGGAACCAGCACTAGTGGCATATACAAAGCAACCAAATTGGTGTGAACAGATCGAGGAACTCTTGATCAAATTCATGGACGATAATTCTAGACCAAGTTTACATTTCAAACCTATGAGACCTCCGCAACGGTACTTTATTCATGAAATAGCTAAGGCATTTAATTTGTATGCAGAATCCCAAGATCGTGAGCCAAAGAGGTCTGTTTTcctcaaaaaaaatgacgaTGGTACTTCATTGAAGCCAGCTTTGAGATTAAGTGACGTGTTGCCAGTTTaccaaaatttcaagaaattagagaaaGAGCGTAAGGCCAAGCAATTTGAAGCTAGGACCACAGCAAGATTAATGAACATTACACTTGACGATACCCTGGAAGAACggaaaaaatttgaaaataatgggctcattattaaaaatttgtcCAACGGAATCACATTAGAGTTTTTGagtgaatttttcaataaatttttcaaatcaactTTAATTAAGAACCCGCAATATTTAATAATCGAAAATAACGGATTAATCTATCCAGAAAGCCACAATGAAATCACGCAAGGTGTCTACAACGATCTTGATATGCTGGTGGGTCATTTCAATGTAATTGTCAAGGAAGAACTAATTGGAGATTCAGTAGAAATGTGTAACATTGAGAACGAATTACCTGAAGAAAGATTGGAAACTCCCAGGTTGGAAACACCAGGATTGGAGTCAGATGACGAGTAG
- the RCM1 gene encoding rRNA (cytosine-C5-)-methyltransferase RCM1 (similar to Saccharomyces cerevisiae YNL022C; ancestral locus Anc_2.286), translating into MEFYRDATWVLEYIEQQDSKGRISGSLQSLVLKSCQKYKLKTNPKHIYAVLDSCWKYKPFLEKVMSKSGILKDIPKKKGKPVYTRLTLLLLIHDLLLSKQKRIQMGKHPIKLFVLRYKSRLHSELVKLKLKAKVRDLSELVDTGDSSNDITPVRWFRINPLRCPDASAVMKELEKKFPQRVESWEGIVPGSIYHDEFIPYLFGIHPQDKITSHELYKQGRIIIQDRASCFPAHILNPTLEDKIIDACSAPGNKTTHVASYMFGNGLVDDVRIFAFEKDPERAKVLQKMIKVAGCSKQISVNVGDFTKLATPSKFPDVTGFIVDPSCSGSGIFGRKYIDSLNRQKKTQDIVDNGVPDEQEEMAEKENGNLQERLSKLSSFQFQVVKHAMSFPKAKRIVYSTCSIHAEENERVALDLLLDEKVKQWGWKIAKRESVIPQWPRRGFVSEFQEIFRDKTASECQEMADGCIRALPREDGGIGFFAICFERDI; encoded by the coding sequence ATGGAATTTTACAGGGATGCCACGTGGGTTCTAGAATATATCGAGCAGCAGGACTCGAAGGGACGAATTTCAGGCTCATTACAGTCACTCGTCTTGAAAAGTtgtcaaaaatataaattaaagACAAATCCGAAGCATATCTATGCTGTATTGGATTCATGCTGGAAGTATAAACCTTTCTTAGAGAAAGTCATGAGTAAGTCAGGAATATTGAAGGATATCCCCAAGAAGAAGGGCAAACCGGTCTACACAAGACTCACTTTATTACTTTTGATTCATGATCTTTTACTCTCGAAACAAAAGAGAATTCAAATGGGTAAGCATCCTATTAAGCTTTTCGTACTCAGATACAAGTCAAGATTACATAGTGAACTGGTTAAACTGAAACTTAAGGCTAAAGTTAGAGACTTATCAGAACTAGTGGACACTGGTGATTCTTCAAACGATATAACGCCTGTAAGATGGTTCAGAATAAATCCATTGAGATGTCCAGACGCTTCTGCTGTAATGAAGGAATtggagaaaaaatttcctcAAAGAGTCGAAAGTTGGGAAGGTATAGTGCCAGGTTCCATTTATCACGACGAATTCATACCGTACCTATTCGGTATTCATCCACAGGATAAGATCACTTCACATGAACTGTACAAACAGGGGAGAATTATCATACAAGACCGTGCGTCATGTTTTCCAGCCCATATATTGAATCCTACTTTAGAAGATAAGATCATCGATGCATGTTCTGCTCCAGGGAACAAGACCACACATGTGGCGTCATATATGTTTGGAAATGGATTAGTAGATGATGTTAGAATTTTCGCATTTGAGAAAGATCCAGAAAGAGCTAAAGTGTTACAGAAGATGATCAAAGTGGCAGGTTGTTCTAAACAAATCAGTGTCAATGTTGGCGATTTCACAAAGCTTGCCACCCCTTCAAAGTTCCCAGATGTTACCGGTTTCATCGTTGATCCTAGTTGCTCAGGCAGTGGTATCTTTGGTAGGAAATACATTGATTCTTTGAATCGTCAAAAGAAGACACAGGATATTGTAGATAACGGTGTACCTGATGAACAGGAAGAAATGGCcgaaaaggaaaatggtAATCTACAAGAGCGTCTCTCAAAACTGTCTTCTTTCCAATTCCAAGTTGTGAAGCATGCAATGAGTTTCCCGAAGGCAAAGAGGATCGTTTACAGTACCTGTTCTATTCATGCAGAAGAAAACGAACGTGTAGCTCTAGATTTACTGTTGGATGAAAAAGTGAAACAATGGGGCTGGAAGATTGCGAAGAGAGAATCTGTGATCCCACAATGGCCCAGAAGAGGGTTTGTCTCTGAATTTCAAGAGATATTTAGAGATAAAACTGCTAGTGAATGCCAAGAAATGGCTGACGGCTGCATAAGAGCACTTCCAAGGGAAGACGGTGGCATAGGTTTCTTTGCAATATGTTTTGAAAGAGATATTTGA